A genomic region of Luteibacter aegosomatissinici contains the following coding sequences:
- a CDS encoding TonB-dependent receptor, producing the protein MGTCLGGISTAYAQSTTGNLNGSVPAGGNQTIVVDSTNGLHREVAVDERGHYSITQLPLGTYTVTLMRDGAVVDTRKNIPLRVGASTDVSFAAPAAATAADATSLSGVTVTGTAIPPIDVTSVDSRTVITSEQLAKLPLGRSAEAVARLAPGVVNNGGGFKSDTGRSLASFGGAASNENAYYVNGFNTTDPLNAAGGIQLPYGAIDQQEIYTGGYSAKYGRSDGGVINQVGKRGTNEWHFGAQILWEPNWARASGPNIHYVNTPSSAPAGDLYQPKSQNDQWATTVSAYAGGPLVKDKLFFFVAAEFEKDGQRNVNAVDSSTPASTNTFENPRWYTKLDWNITDNHILEFTDVGDKRSGSGTRYGYDYVNMSRTNTIGPVNNTKVGGDFWNAKYTGYITDNLTISAQYGKMSVKNYDQAGNYDPDLARVDSSGNQNPLLNGGSAIKNTQVADISSPGRGNKSNNLRFDVQYVAGDHTLSAGIDNVKSQVLDFGTFSPGPGYSWSYGFQQDPNEAIDNTPGRNFVPAPALFPNGQSGYYVSKNVNYNLVNVRSDQKAQYIEDKWQVNDRWLVTVGLRNDQFTDYNQFSQPFIKQTRPQWAPRLGAAWDVNGDGSFKVYANAGRYYLGLPLNPATGAAAGYTATQQFYTYSGIAADGTPTGLTQMSGVVSGNNSYGIPPDPRTVAGKNLKAENQDEYILGFDKLLGDNWSYGAKATLRKLNTVIDDFCDIDLVTSKAEAEGHTVGSTNSCYLVNGGHGNTFTLLDPSGNPFTVDLSRKEMGMPATKRKYYSLELYMEHQFDGTWYGKFDYVFSRSYGNTEGQSRTDSRQNGAAGSMDWDNSYVMDYANGPLGNDHPHVFKAFGYWQFAPEWQLSSNFQIAAGAPEVCLGYYGPDQTDPAHYGSAYHWCDGQPSPPGDKGRLPWTYQWDLGLTYRPTWGGDRLAFSANVFNVTNQQRAVFRYPTEWQSRGTPHPLYRAPLITQDPRYARLSVSYDF; encoded by the coding sequence ATGGGTACCTGTCTGGGCGGCATCAGCACCGCCTACGCGCAGTCGACCACCGGTAACCTCAACGGTTCCGTCCCGGCCGGCGGCAACCAGACCATCGTCGTGGACAGCACCAACGGCCTGCACCGCGAAGTCGCGGTCGACGAGCGTGGCCACTACTCCATCACCCAGCTGCCGCTCGGCACGTACACCGTCACGCTCATGCGCGACGGTGCCGTGGTCGATACGCGCAAGAACATCCCGCTGCGCGTCGGCGCCAGCACCGATGTGTCGTTCGCTGCCCCGGCCGCTGCCACGGCCGCTGACGCGACTTCGCTCAGCGGTGTCACCGTCACCGGCACGGCCATCCCGCCGATCGACGTGACCTCGGTCGACTCGCGCACCGTCATCACCTCCGAACAGCTTGCCAAGCTGCCGCTCGGCCGTAGCGCTGAAGCCGTGGCTCGCCTGGCGCCGGGCGTCGTGAATAACGGCGGCGGTTTCAAGAGCGATACCGGTCGTTCGCTCGCCAGCTTCGGCGGCGCCGCTTCCAACGAGAATGCGTACTACGTCAACGGCTTCAACACCACCGATCCGCTGAATGCGGCCGGCGGCATCCAGTTGCCGTACGGCGCGATCGACCAGCAGGAAATCTACACCGGTGGCTACAGCGCCAAGTACGGCCGCTCCGATGGTGGCGTGATCAACCAGGTCGGTAAGCGCGGCACGAACGAGTGGCACTTCGGCGCGCAGATCCTGTGGGAGCCGAACTGGGCGCGCGCATCGGGCCCGAACATCCACTATGTGAACACGCCTTCCTCGGCACCGGCTGGCGACCTGTACCAGCCCAAGAGCCAGAACGACCAGTGGGCAACGACGGTCAGCGCCTATGCCGGCGGCCCGCTCGTGAAGGACAAGCTGTTCTTCTTCGTGGCGGCCGAGTTCGAAAAGGACGGCCAGCGCAACGTCAACGCCGTCGATAGCAGCACCCCGGCCTCGACGAACACGTTCGAGAACCCGCGCTGGTACACCAAGCTCGACTGGAACATCACCGACAACCACATCCTCGAATTCACCGATGTGGGTGACAAGCGCTCGGGTAGCGGCACGCGCTACGGCTACGACTACGTGAACATGTCACGCACCAACACCATTGGCCCGGTGAACAACACCAAGGTCGGCGGTGATTTCTGGAACGCGAAGTACACCGGCTACATCACGGACAACCTGACCATCAGCGCGCAGTACGGCAAGATGTCGGTGAAGAACTATGACCAGGCGGGTAACTATGACCCGGACCTGGCGCGTGTCGACAGCTCGGGCAACCAGAACCCGCTGCTCAACGGCGGCAGCGCGATCAAGAACACCCAGGTCGCTGACATCAGCTCGCCGGGTCGTGGCAATAAGTCGAACAACCTTCGTTTTGACGTGCAGTACGTCGCCGGCGACCACACGCTTTCGGCAGGTATCGATAACGTCAAGTCGCAGGTACTGGACTTCGGTACGTTCAGCCCCGGCCCGGGCTACAGCTGGAGCTATGGTTTCCAGCAGGACCCTAACGAGGCGATCGATAACACCCCGGGTCGCAACTTCGTGCCGGCACCGGCGCTGTTCCCGAACGGTCAGTCCGGTTACTACGTCAGCAAGAACGTCAACTACAACCTCGTCAACGTGCGCTCGGACCAGAAGGCCCAGTACATCGAAGACAAGTGGCAGGTCAATGATCGCTGGCTCGTGACGGTCGGCCTGCGCAACGATCAGTTCACCGACTACAACCAGTTCAGCCAGCCGTTCATCAAGCAGACCCGTCCGCAGTGGGCGCCGCGCCTTGGCGCCGCATGGGACGTGAATGGCGATGGCAGCTTCAAGGTGTATGCGAACGCCGGCCGTTACTACCTGGGCCTGCCGCTCAACCCGGCGACGGGTGCTGCCGCGGGTTACACCGCCACGCAGCAGTTCTACACCTACTCGGGTATCGCCGCCGACGGCACGCCGACCGGCCTGACCCAGATGAGCGGCGTGGTCTCGGGCAACAACTCGTACGGCATCCCGCCTGACCCGCGCACCGTCGCCGGCAAGAACCTGAAGGCCGAAAACCAGGACGAGTACATCCTCGGTTTCGACAAGCTGCTGGGTGACAACTGGTCGTACGGCGCCAAGGCAACGCTGCGCAAGCTCAACACCGTTATCGACGATTTCTGCGATATCGACCTGGTCACCTCCAAGGCCGAAGCCGAAGGCCACACCGTCGGCTCGACCAACAGCTGCTACCTGGTCAATGGCGGCCACGGCAACACCTTCACCCTGCTCGATCCGTCCGGCAACCCGTTCACGGTGGACCTTTCGCGCAAGGAAATGGGCATGCCCGCGACCAAGCGTAAGTACTACAGCCTGGAGCTCTACATGGAGCACCAGTTCGACGGCACGTGGTACGGCAAGTTCGATTACGTGTTCTCGCGCTCGTACGGCAACACCGAAGGCCAGTCGCGCACCGACTCGCGCCAGAACGGCGCGGCCGGCAGCATGGACTGGGATAACAGCTATGTGATGGATTACGCGAACGGCCCGCTGGGCAACGATCACCCGCACGTGTTCAAGGCGTTCGGTTACTGGCAGTTCGCGCCGGAATGGCAGCTCTCGAGCAACTTCCAGATCGCCGCGGGCGCACCGGAAGTCTGCCTGGGCTACTACGGCCCGGACCAGACGGACCCGGCGCACTACGGTTCGGCGTACCACTGGTGTGACGGCCAGCCGTCGCCCCCGGGTGACAAGGGCCGCCTGCCGTGGACGTACCAGTGGGACCTGGGCCTGACCTACCGCCCGACGTGGGGTGGCGATCGCCTGGCGTTCTCGGCCAACGTGTTCAACGTGACCAACCAGCAGCGCGCCGTCTTCCGTTATCCGACGGAATGGCAGTCGCGTGGCACGCCGCACCCGTTGTACCGCGCACCGCTGATCACGCAGGACCCGCGTTACGCGCGCCTGTCGGTCTCGTACGACTTCTAA
- a CDS encoding hybrid sensor histidine kinase/response regulator — protein MKIDRGSGKRAGPVMLSEVAERLRNPRIDRIVASFREHHVSLVRTVLLGFIVVWTAAWLNGPTPMALESHHAFPLALTLFVTSTFWMLFIRAGWLKVTARLDAIGQVANFAMAAALLKSGFMLVITVTAVLPFLSVAVGMRYSRRAFAASVVASVAILGVAAPDGYWVNRPAYALYALALTVVLPMTLYRMIDALREVSAEAIASREAQHRFISMMSHEMRTPLSTVIHAASLIDTAVMNDDQRRLVALLSTSANALLHRVNAVLDVASFAGGSFTLRQQPFAFDEVLATVGAVCRPSAADKRIAFSVARDASVEGIFTGDPGRIEQVLSNLASNALKFTPPGGTVDVRVELTEGVGGRDPIITCTVIDTGIGIADVDKQRIFDPFQQVSVGESRRQEGVGLGLYIVRNVSGQMNGHLEVSDNPLGGSVFTWRFPMPRAAQGARSMADIPLVDLLDAHSARVPPQSCLVVDDNAANREIVGRILERAGHRCVFSASGDEALARMDQDAFDLIFMDLHMPGSSGWDVLGRIEVLRRTQAVPPIVMLSADSSQDAVRIAFKAGARAYLTKPIAAQRLLDIIETIAAERSLATAAKAWQPELPGIEPRHGHTTPLDEMRALASPSEFASFLDLCSSASDGHVDTLREAMLAGDIASASESLHALRNVLGNLGVPGANRVCDDLGVLIDAGGDMRPAVVELDTLCRSVGHYVTMQRRQAGATAGTAA, from the coding sequence ATGAAGATCGATCGCGGTAGCGGCAAGCGTGCCGGGCCGGTGATGCTCAGCGAGGTCGCCGAGCGGTTGCGCAATCCGCGCATCGACCGCATCGTGGCGAGCTTCCGCGAGCACCACGTGTCGCTCGTGCGCACCGTGCTGCTTGGCTTCATCGTGGTATGGACGGCCGCGTGGCTGAATGGCCCGACGCCCATGGCGCTCGAATCCCACCATGCCTTCCCACTCGCCCTGACGCTATTCGTCACCAGCACCTTCTGGATGCTGTTCATTCGTGCGGGTTGGCTCAAGGTCACGGCCCGGCTTGATGCGATCGGCCAGGTGGCGAACTTCGCCATGGCCGCCGCGCTGTTGAAATCGGGCTTCATGCTCGTCATCACGGTGACCGCCGTGTTGCCGTTCCTCTCCGTGGCCGTGGGCATGCGCTATAGCCGCCGGGCCTTCGCCGCCAGCGTGGTGGCCTCGGTGGCGATCCTTGGCGTGGCGGCGCCCGATGGGTATTGGGTGAACCGGCCGGCCTACGCCCTGTACGCGCTGGCGCTTACCGTCGTGCTGCCGATGACGCTGTACCGCATGATCGATGCGCTGCGCGAGGTCTCCGCTGAAGCCATCGCCTCGCGTGAGGCCCAGCACCGGTTCATCTCCATGATGAGCCACGAGATGCGTACGCCGCTCAGTACCGTGATCCACGCGGCCTCGCTGATCGATACCGCCGTCATGAACGACGACCAGCGCCGCCTGGTGGCGCTGCTCTCGACCAGTGCGAACGCGCTGCTGCACCGGGTGAACGCCGTGCTCGACGTGGCCTCGTTTGCCGGGGGCAGCTTTACGCTTCGCCAGCAGCCGTTCGCCTTTGATGAAGTGCTTGCGACCGTCGGCGCGGTGTGCCGGCCTTCGGCTGCCGACAAGCGCATCGCCTTCAGCGTGGCCCGCGATGCGTCGGTGGAAGGCATTTTCACTGGCGACCCCGGGCGCATCGAGCAGGTGCTGTCCAACCTGGCATCCAACGCCCTGAAGTTCACACCGCCGGGCGGCACGGTGGACGTGCGCGTCGAGCTGACCGAGGGCGTAGGTGGCCGTGATCCAATCATCACCTGCACGGTGATCGATACGGGCATCGGTATCGCCGATGTCGACAAGCAGCGCATCTTCGATCCATTCCAGCAGGTAAGCGTCGGCGAAAGCCGCCGCCAGGAGGGCGTCGGCCTGGGCCTGTACATCGTGCGGAACGTATCGGGCCAGATGAATGGCCATCTCGAGGTATCGGATAACCCGCTGGGCGGTTCGGTGTTCACCTGGCGCTTCCCCATGCCACGCGCCGCACAGGGCGCAAGGAGCATGGCGGATATCCCGCTGGTCGATCTGCTCGATGCGCACAGCGCGCGCGTGCCGCCACAGTCGTGCCTGGTAGTGGACGACAACGCCGCCAACCGCGAAATCGTTGGCCGGATCCTCGAGCGCGCGGGGCACCGCTGCGTGTTCAGCGCGAGCGGTGACGAGGCCCTGGCACGCATGGACCAGGATGCGTTCGACCTTATTTTCATGGACCTGCACATGCCCGGTAGCTCAGGGTGGGATGTGCTGGGGCGGATCGAAGTGCTGCGCCGTACGCAGGCGGTTCCTCCGATCGTGATGCTCAGCGCGGATTCCAGCCAGGATGCGGTACGTATCGCCTTCAAGGCCGGCGCCCGCGCCTACCTGACCAAGCCGATCGCCGCGCAGCGCCTGCTCGACATCATCGAGACGATCGCCGCGGAGCGTTCGCTGGCGACAGCGGCGAAGGCATGGCAGCCGGAGTTGCCTGGCATCGAGCCGCGCCACGGCCACACCACACCGCTGGACGAAATGCGCGCGCTCGCCAGCCCCTCGGAATTCGCCAGCTTCCTCGACCTGTGCTCGTCCGCGTCCGATGGCCATGTCGACACCCTGCGCGAGGCCATGCTGGCGGGCGATATCGCATCGGCGTCGGAATCGCTGCATGCCTTGCGCAACGTCCTGGGTAACCTGGGCGTGCCCGGTGCAAACCGGGTGTGCGATGACCTTGGCGTGCTGATCGACGCCGGCGGCGACATGCGTCCTGCCGTGGTCGAACTGGATACGCTGTGCCGCTCTGTCGGCCATTACGTCACCATGCAGCGCCGCCAGGCGGGCGCCACGGCAGGTACCGCGGCGTGA
- a CDS encoding alpha/beta hydrolase has product MTSLEALASEIDERERAAPGLKPDNQARVVFLEGAPRERRPLALVYLHGFTASQAEGDPAHRALAQACGAHLYLNRLHDHGSDEPMAMAGATPQAWRDDADAALQVGLALGERVVLVATSMGGSLALDLAATYPDKVAALVAWSPGIRVFDEEQLRAATLLEGPVVPPGDRTPYQRQYWSSVVHSDAYRAIARLFVERMQPANLARVTCPVLMGAWDGGVGDSDTLTSVAAMREAFTWLGTPASARRFVSYTHAAHVLANPNRSPAAERVLADALAFLAEHRP; this is encoded by the coding sequence GTGACATCCCTCGAGGCGCTGGCGAGCGAAATCGACGAACGCGAACGCGCCGCGCCGGGATTGAAGCCTGATAACCAGGCGCGTGTCGTTTTTCTCGAAGGGGCGCCTCGTGAGCGCCGCCCGTTGGCACTGGTGTACCTGCACGGCTTCACCGCTAGCCAGGCGGAAGGCGACCCGGCGCACCGTGCACTCGCGCAGGCGTGCGGGGCCCACCTGTACCTCAACCGCTTGCATGACCACGGTTCCGATGAGCCCATGGCGATGGCGGGCGCGACACCGCAAGCCTGGCGAGACGACGCCGATGCGGCCCTCCAGGTGGGGCTCGCGCTAGGCGAGCGCGTCGTGCTCGTGGCTACCTCCATGGGCGGTTCGCTGGCGCTCGATCTGGCCGCTACGTACCCCGACAAGGTGGCTGCGCTGGTTGCCTGGTCACCTGGCATCCGCGTGTTCGATGAAGAACAGCTGCGAGCCGCGACGCTGCTGGAAGGGCCGGTCGTGCCACCGGGTGACCGCACGCCATACCAGCGGCAGTACTGGTCTTCCGTGGTGCACTCCGATGCGTATCGCGCCATCGCGCGCTTGTTTGTTGAGCGCATGCAGCCGGCGAACCTGGCCAGGGTCACCTGCCCGGTGCTGATGGGCGCATGGGATGGTGGCGTGGGTGACAGCGACACGCTCACCTCGGTAGCCGCGATGCGTGAGGCCTTTACCTGGCTGGGTACGCCCGCGTCGGCGCGGCGTTTCGTCAGCTACACCCATGCGGCCCACGTTCTTGCGAACCCGAACCGTTCGCCTGCCGCGGAACGCGTGCTCGCCGATGCGCTCGCGTTCCTCGCCGAGCATCGGCCATAG
- a CDS encoding sensor histidine kinase, whose amino-acid sequence MRFQFAIAAMRAVALALAGWMVLAGAAWGTDTRDRTIGQFYHTAWTVREGAPGQVTALAQTADGFLWLGTQTGLYRFDGVHFERYRPRSGGDFPASTVASLYAPPDGGLWVGFRYGFASFVDGDKATHYGAASGLPTATIYAIAGTPDGRLWGATFNGLVELRGKQWHLVGPVMGLPGNRARNLTVDREGRLWVASDVALGWLPPGGDHFVIATRDVGKINRIAEAPDGAVWVADVDRGVLPVWQGASAPATAGPTLRLSSSGLLFDRDGALWVPTQGEGMRRVPHVETLAGQVIDADSGAAQRFVERDGLTSDYITAVIQDREGNVWVGGSRGLDRFRASRLLPAPTPSGATDFAIVPAARGGIWIGTKNRPLMQVQALGTHTVAFPEAITAAARDAQATWLGGPNGVWTMDGDTPRLFATLPVEDFTGVQAIVGDGRGGVWVSINRPGVYHYTQGGWHRELLPAVANDPSPLVLMRDRANRLWMGFARDTIIVRDETGHDTVLGARDGLDVGNVTALLADGDTMWVGGERGINLVEGGHVMPLSLQMDLHGVSGIVRDRAGDYWANASQGIVRIRGSDVTHARADRTFHVPVTVFDSLDGLPGTPAQFRPLPTAVAADDGRLWFATTSGVVSIDPESVPRNSIPPPVSIRGIATDMGWFDGPGRIHLPAKTERLRIVYTATSLSMPERVRFRYRMDGLDTRWRDAGTDREAVYTDPPPGHYVFRVSAANEDGVWNEQGASLAIDVAPAFYQTAWFAVIVAVLCAALVWFLVLLRMRRMETQLRERLHERHIERERIARELHDTLLQSIQGLMMRFQAVANRVPPGDPLRTSMEKALDRAELAIVEARDRVRDLRDHLGDMVPLDVGLLELARAYAEEHAVPVTVEASPPWRGMDPLARDELYAIAREAVHNAIAHAEATRIDVTLQREGAEVMLAVYDDGGGIEPGILASGRPGHWGLRGMQERAQSIGGKALITSSPGGGTRVVIRVPLARVMPVPAWWQRWLPGAQR is encoded by the coding sequence GTGCGTTTCCAATTCGCGATCGCAGCGATGCGAGCGGTAGCGCTGGCGTTGGCCGGCTGGATGGTGCTGGCTGGCGCCGCCTGGGGCACGGATACCCGCGACCGCACCATCGGCCAGTTCTATCACACGGCCTGGACCGTGCGCGAAGGCGCGCCCGGGCAGGTGACCGCGCTTGCCCAAACGGCCGACGGGTTTCTTTGGCTGGGTACGCAGACGGGGCTGTACCGCTTCGACGGCGTGCACTTCGAGCGGTACCGGCCACGCAGCGGTGGCGATTTCCCTGCATCCACCGTCGCCTCGCTTTACGCGCCACCCGATGGCGGTTTGTGGGTGGGCTTTCGCTACGGCTTTGCCAGCTTCGTGGATGGTGACAAGGCGACGCACTATGGCGCCGCATCCGGATTGCCCACGGCGACCATCTACGCCATCGCCGGTACGCCGGACGGACGGTTGTGGGGTGCCACGTTCAACGGCCTGGTGGAGCTGCGCGGCAAGCAATGGCACTTGGTCGGCCCCGTGATGGGCCTGCCGGGAAACCGCGCGCGCAACCTGACCGTCGATCGCGAGGGCCGGCTGTGGGTTGCGTCGGATGTGGCGCTGGGCTGGTTGCCGCCCGGTGGCGATCACTTTGTTATCGCCACGCGTGACGTGGGCAAGATCAACCGTATTGCGGAAGCGCCCGACGGCGCGGTCTGGGTCGCCGATGTCGATCGCGGTGTGCTCCCCGTCTGGCAGGGCGCCAGCGCCCCGGCCACGGCGGGCCCCACGCTGCGTTTGTCCTCCTCGGGCCTGCTGTTCGATCGTGATGGCGCGCTGTGGGTACCTACCCAGGGCGAAGGCATGCGCCGCGTGCCGCACGTGGAGACGCTGGCGGGGCAGGTGATCGATGCCGATAGCGGTGCGGCGCAGCGATTCGTCGAGCGCGATGGGCTTACCTCCGATTACATCACCGCCGTGATCCAGGATCGGGAAGGCAATGTGTGGGTCGGCGGCAGCCGGGGGCTGGATCGCTTCCGGGCCAGCCGGCTGCTGCCTGCACCCACCCCTTCGGGTGCGACGGATTTCGCTATCGTGCCTGCCGCCAGGGGCGGCATCTGGATTGGCACGAAGAACCGCCCGCTGATGCAGGTGCAGGCGCTGGGTACCCACACGGTGGCGTTCCCCGAAGCGATCACGGCCGCGGCACGCGATGCGCAGGCCACCTGGCTTGGCGGCCCCAATGGCGTGTGGACGATGGACGGCGATACGCCGCGTCTCTTTGCCACGTTGCCGGTGGAGGATTTCACGGGGGTGCAGGCCATCGTCGGCGATGGCCGTGGCGGGGTCTGGGTATCCATCAACCGGCCAGGCGTCTATCACTACACGCAAGGTGGCTGGCACCGCGAGCTGCTGCCCGCCGTCGCCAATGATCCCTCGCCGCTGGTGCTGATGCGCGACCGCGCGAACCGGTTATGGATGGGCTTCGCACGCGACACGATCATCGTTCGCGACGAAACGGGGCACGACACGGTGCTGGGTGCGCGCGATGGCCTGGATGTGGGCAACGTGACGGCGCTCCTCGCCGATGGCGATACCATGTGGGTCGGTGGCGAACGTGGCATCAACCTCGTGGAAGGCGGCCACGTGATGCCGTTGTCACTGCAGATGGACTTGCATGGCGTGTCCGGGATCGTGCGCGATCGCGCCGGTGACTACTGGGCCAACGCATCACAGGGCATCGTGCGCATACGCGGTAGTGACGTGACGCACGCGCGCGCCGACCGGACGTTCCACGTCCCGGTCACGGTGTTTGATTCGTTGGATGGCCTGCCGGGCACACCCGCGCAGTTCCGCCCATTGCCCACGGCCGTCGCAGCGGATGACGGGCGGTTGTGGTTCGCGACCACCAGTGGCGTCGTCTCGATCGATCCGGAAAGCGTCCCACGCAATTCGATTCCGCCACCGGTCTCCATCCGGGGTATCGCCACCGACATGGGTTGGTTCGATGGGCCGGGTCGGATTCACTTGCCCGCGAAAACCGAACGCCTGCGCATCGTGTATACCGCGACGAGCCTTTCGATGCCGGAGCGCGTGCGTTTCCGCTACCGCATGGATGGTCTCGATACACGCTGGCGCGATGCGGGCACGGATCGCGAGGCGGTGTACACGGATCCGCCGCCGGGGCATTACGTGTTCCGCGTTTCCGCCGCCAATGAAGATGGCGTGTGGAACGAGCAGGGCGCATCGCTGGCGATCGATGTGGCGCCGGCGTTCTACCAGACCGCGTGGTTCGCCGTGATCGTGGCGGTGCTCTGCGCCGCGCTGGTGTGGTTCCTCGTCCTGCTGCGCATGCGGCGGATGGAGACGCAGCTGCGTGAGCGCCTGCACGAGCGGCACATCGAACGCGAGCGCATCGCGCGCGAGCTGCACGACACGCTGCTGCAAAGCATCCAGGGCCTCATGATGCGTTTCCAGGCAGTCGCCAATCGCGTGCCGCCCGGCGATCCCTTACGCACCTCCATGGAAAAGGCGCTGGACCGCGCCGAGCTCGCGATCGTGGAGGCGCGCGACCGCGTCCGTGACCTGCGCGATCACCTGGGCGACATGGTGCCCCTGGATGTCGGCCTGCTTGAACTGGCACGCGCCTACGCGGAGGAGCACGCCGTTCCCGTGACCGTCGAAGCGTCGCCGCCATGGCGCGGCATGGATCCGCTCGCGCGGGATGAGCTCTACGCCATCGCCCGCGAGGCCGTGCACAACGCCATTGCCCATGCGGAAGCGACGCGCATTGATGTCACCCTGCAGCGTGAGGGTGCCGAGGTGATGCTTGCTGTTTACGATGATGGAGGGGGCATTGAGCCAGGCATCCTGGCGTCAGGACGGCCCGGGCATTGGGGCCTGCGTGGTATGCAGGAGCGTGCCCAGAGCATCGGTGGCAAGGCGCTCATCACATCCTCACCGGGTGGTGGCACGCGCGTTGTCATTCGCGTGCCACTCGCCCGGGTTATGCCGGTTCCTGCGTGGTGGCAGCGCTGGCTGCCCGGCGCTCAGCGATAG
- a CDS encoding glycoside hydrolase family 97 protein, with product MKTSHCLAALTALVAMPAFATPPLATVVFHDGGRPVLSITDPQGAALVDATLGLRTAGSDLTHDLRLIGTTQRNLTENYRMTTGKRLVRSANLAETRYALQNDKGEKLDVVVRVANDGVAFRYELPGTTQATVTGEATSYTLPADARAWLLPYDPSNEKERIQTSAAAAPSGDYGYPSLFLTGQRYVLITEANADGRYDGSRLSHVANAPRYGLVLADSRVESTGVTPWRTVITGDLPTVTESTLVDDLADPSKLTDTTWVKPGRVAWSWISDHDSPKDFERQKVFVDFAAANRMPFVLLDEGWSDSWAPQLIRYANAKHVDVLMWFPWTKLDTPAKREAWFSRIKGWGAKGVKIDFMGSDSQARFRWYDDTLADTARFQLMVNFHGGTIPHGLARTWPHLMTMEGVRGAENDPPAVGNTIQPFTRNVVGSMDYTPVALDVGKKEASIAHEIALPIVFESGWTHLADSPEAYQRRPNALMFLDQIPTVWDETRLIAGTPGEDAIFARRSGDRWFIGAIAAGPARRLSVPLSSLGVGPWRADIVRDGMGRGDVARESQNVTADGTLSFDVPANGGFAAILCPAAKGQFKYGCYR from the coding sequence ATGAAGACGTCGCATTGCCTCGCTGCCCTTACCGCCCTCGTGGCCATGCCCGCCTTTGCGACGCCACCCCTGGCCACCGTGGTGTTCCACGACGGCGGACGCCCGGTGTTGAGCATCACGGATCCGCAGGGCGCGGCACTGGTGGATGCCACCCTGGGCCTGCGCACCGCTGGCAGTGACCTGACCCATGACTTGCGCCTGATCGGCACCACCCAGCGCAACCTCACCGAAAACTACCGGATGACCACCGGCAAACGGCTGGTGCGCAGCGCCAACCTCGCCGAGACACGTTATGCCCTGCAGAACGACAAGGGCGAAAAACTCGATGTGGTGGTTCGCGTGGCGAACGATGGCGTGGCATTCCGCTACGAATTGCCCGGGACGACACAGGCCACGGTAACCGGCGAAGCGACCAGCTACACGCTGCCCGCCGATGCGCGCGCATGGCTGCTGCCATACGACCCAAGCAACGAGAAGGAACGTATCCAGACCAGCGCCGCGGCCGCGCCATCCGGTGACTACGGTTATCCATCCCTGTTCCTGACCGGCCAGCGCTATGTATTGATCACCGAGGCCAACGCGGATGGCCGTTACGACGGCAGCAGGCTATCCCACGTCGCCAACGCGCCCCGCTACGGGCTGGTCCTTGCCGACAGCCGCGTCGAAAGTACCGGTGTAACGCCCTGGCGCACCGTCATCACGGGTGACCTGCCCACCGTTACCGAATCCACCCTGGTGGATGATCTCGCCGATCCCTCGAAGCTCACGGACACGACCTGGGTGAAGCCCGGCCGCGTCGCGTGGTCCTGGATCAGCGACCACGATAGCCCGAAGGACTTTGAGCGGCAGAAGGTGTTCGTGGACTTTGCCGCGGCCAACCGCATGCCCTTCGTGCTGCTCGACGAGGGCTGGAGCGATAGCTGGGCGCCGCAGCTCATCCGCTATGCCAATGCAAAACACGTGGACGTGCTGATGTGGTTTCCGTGGACGAAACTGGATACGCCGGCGAAGCGCGAGGCATGGTTCAGCCGCATCAAGGGCTGGGGCGCGAAAGGCGTGAAGATCGACTTCATGGGCTCCGATAGCCAGGCGCGCTTCCGTTGGTACGACGACACCCTCGCCGATACGGCGCGCTTCCAGCTCATGGTGAATTTCCACGGTGGCACCATCCCGCACGGTCTCGCGCGCACGTGGCCACACCTGATGACCATGGAAGGGGTGCGCGGCGCGGAGAACGATCCGCCCGCCGTGGGTAACACGATCCAGCCGTTCACCCGCAACGTCGTGGGCTCGATGGATTACACACCGGTGGCTCTCGATGTCGGCAAGAAGGAGGCCAGCATCGCCCACGAGATCGCCCTGCCCATCGTGTTCGAATCGGGCTGGACACACCTGGCCGATAGCCCCGAAGCCTACCAGCGCCGGCCGAACGCACTGATGTTCCTGGACCAGATTCCAACGGTGTGGGATGAAACCAGGCTGATCGCGGGCACCCCGGGCGAAGACGCCATCTTCGCCCGCCGCAGCGGCGATCGCTGGTTCATCGGCGCCATCGCCGCCGGCCCGGCACGCCGGCTAAGCGTTCCGCTTTCGTCGCTTGGCGTCGGCCCGTGGCGCGCCGATATCGTGCGCGATGGCATGGGCCGTGGCGATGTCGCCCGTGAATCACAAAACGTGACCGCCGACGGCACCCTTTCGTTCGATGTACCGGCCAATGGGGGCTTCGCCGCCATCCTTTGCCCTGCGGCGAAAGGTCAGTTCAAGTACGGCTGCTATCGCTGA